A stretch of the Psychroserpens sp. Hel_I_66 genome encodes the following:
- a CDS encoding ATP-binding cassette domain-containing protein, translating to MKLVINNLTKTYKNGVKAIDDLNLEIGTGMFGLLGPNGAGKSSLMRTIATLQSPDSGSIMFGDINVLEDKMALRKILGYLPQSFGVYPKMSAEALLDYFATLKGVSSKTDRQALVKEVLEITNLYDVRKKHVAGYSGGMKQRFGIAQLLLNNPKLIIVDEPTAGLDPAERHRFLNVLREVGTNCTVIFSTHIVEDVKELCNDMAILNGGRILKQGTPSGVRKDLIGKIWTKIIERDDLEQNEAKYNVLSSNYNEDNTLNIRVYADDQPDFDFVNSEPQLDDVYFIALKYDEPVLS from the coding sequence ATGAAATTAGTCATTAATAATCTTACAAAAACATATAAAAATGGCGTAAAAGCCATTGATGATTTAAATCTTGAAATTGGAACAGGAATGTTTGGCCTTTTGGGACCAAACGGAGCAGGTAAATCATCACTTATGAGAACCATTGCAACGTTGCAAAGTCCAGATTCTGGATCAATTATGTTTGGAGACATTAATGTTTTGGAAGATAAAATGGCATTGAGAAAGATTTTAGGTTATTTGCCACAGTCTTTTGGGGTGTATCCTAAAATGTCTGCGGAAGCTTTATTAGACTATTTCGCAACCTTAAAAGGTGTCAGCTCCAAAACCGATAGGCAAGCTTTGGTAAAAGAAGTTTTGGAGATAACGAATTTGTATGACGTTCGTAAAAAGCATGTTGCAGGATATTCTGGCGGAATGAAACAGCGTTTTGGAATTGCCCAACTGCTTTTAAACAACCCTAAATTAATTATTGTAGATGAGCCAACAGCAGGTTTAGATCCAGCAGAAAGACACCGTTTTTTAAACGTGCTCAGAGAAGTTGGAACCAATTGCACGGTAATTTTCTCAACTCATATCGTTGAAGATGTAAAAGAACTTTGTAATGATATGGCGATTTTAAATGGTGGACGTATTTTAAAACAAGGAACGCCATCTGGCGTTAGAAAAGATTTAATAGGAAAAATTTGGACTAAAATTATTGAACGTGATGATTTAGAACAGAACGAAGCCAAATACAACGTATTATCATCAAATTATAATGAAGATAATACCTTAAATATAAGAGTTTATGCAGATGATCAACCAGATTTTGACTTTGTAAACTCAGAACCACAATTAGACGATGTGTACTTTATAGCCTTAAAATATGATGAACCTGTTTTGAGCTAA
- a CDS encoding PrsW family intramembrane metalloprotease yields the protein MNLLLLAVFPVFAIILYVYFKDKYDKEPKRLLLASFLLGAVISIIITTIIYFGLDIVLPLDDPFSVPQQFVKAFLVVGLTEEFSKYIFVRFFAQPKKAFNEPFDGIMYAVMVSMGFAATENVFYVLESGYVTGILRAFTAVPAHATFGILMGYFMGKAKFSKNRIVLNLLGLLLAVTFHGFYDFFLFIDFIPGIWIGAFLSLILGIILSHKAIKKHQENSHFNPENI from the coding sequence ATAAATTTACTTCTACTTGCTGTTTTTCCAGTCTTTGCCATAATATTATATGTTTATTTTAAAGATAAATATGATAAAGAACCAAAGCGTTTATTGCTGGCAAGTTTTCTTTTGGGAGCTGTTATAAGTATTATCATTACCACGATTATCTATTTTGGATTGGACATCGTTTTACCACTGGACGATCCATTTAGTGTACCACAGCAATTTGTAAAAGCCTTTCTGGTGGTTGGCTTGACTGAGGAATTTAGTAAATATATCTTTGTTAGGTTTTTTGCCCAACCCAAAAAAGCATTTAATGAGCCTTTTGATGGTATCATGTATGCGGTCATGGTATCTATGGGATTTGCTGCAACCGAGAATGTGTTTTACGTTTTAGAAAGCGGTTATGTCACAGGTATATTAAGAGCGTTTACTGCTGTGCCTGCTCATGCTACTTTCGGGATTTTAATGGGTTATTTTATGGGCAAAGCTAAGTTTTCAAAGAACAGAATAGTGCTCAATCTTTTAGGGTTATTGCTTGCTGTGACATTTCATGGTTTTTATGATTTCTTCTTGTTTATAGATTTTATTCCGGGTATCTGGATTGGTGCTTTTTTATCTCTAATCCTGGGTATTATTCTATCCCATAAAGCCATTAAAAAACATCAAGAGAATTCTCATTTTAATCCTGAAAACATTTAA
- a CDS encoding DUF3124 domain-containing protein: protein MIFLSCETATETEDIHEENWNKRQVKIALSDSLNSGKSYLSIYSQIYSISQHRTHNLTAMASLRNVSDTDTIYLTKAAYYDTHGTLLKTYFDKPIYLAPLETTEIIIDEVDVEGGTGSNFIFEWSIPNNCPEPFFEGVMNSTMGKQGLSFTTQSIRIK, encoded by the coding sequence ATGATATTTCTAAGTTGTGAAACAGCAACCGAAACCGAAGATATCCACGAAGAAAACTGGAATAAACGACAGGTAAAAATAGCTTTGAGTGATTCTTTAAATTCTGGTAAATCTTATTTGTCTATTTATTCTCAAATTTATAGCATTTCACAACATAGAACTCATAACTTAACTGCAATGGCCAGTTTAAGAAATGTTAGCGACACAGATACCATCTACTTAACTAAAGCTGCTTACTACGACACACATGGTACACTTTTAAAAACATATTTTGATAAGCCTATTTATTTAGCACCTTTAGAAACCACCGAAATTATAATAGATGAAGTTGACGTTGAAGGTGGTACAGGTTCTAATTTCATTTTTGAATGGAGCATACCAAATAATTGTCCTGAACCTTTTTTTGAAGGTGTCATGAATTCTACAATGGGCAAGCAAGGGTTATCATTTACTACGCAATCAATTAGAATTAAATAA
- a CDS encoding ABC transporter permease/M1 family aminopeptidase has product MFSTIFLHEIKYWVKKPAFYVYMAIFFALSLFLSATTAGLFDSITATTGSSRIVNSPSGVTGLFNGLSVFIFFLFPSIIGVSVYRDYKSEMHTILYSYPFTKGSYLFAKFFSSILIVTCIVLVIAIGMFIGFRLPGTNSELIVAFDLKSYFNAYWLFILPNILLFGAIVFAVVTFTRNIAAGFITVILLLFVQGVTDSLLSDPDSRYLAGLLDPFGGAAANYYTRYWTVSEQNELHIPIKELILYNRLLWLGVASVVFGLVYYFFQFSQNAISFSLFRREKGERSTKRNFGGITRINLPKVNFDYSFLQNLKTTWKLSNIDFKYIAKSWPFICIVLVGLIIVLIALADVGNPYATSTYPKTWRMLRGGGAFVISINICTFLYAGMLVNRSKTSRINGLIDVTPVPNWTLFLSKFVAIIKMQVLLLAVIMVAGILFQIYSGYYDFEIGLYIKELFGLKLINYVIWAFLALAIQTLIRNPYLGLFVLIVISIGIPLLSLAGVEQSIFKYNEGPGFRYNDMNGYGDSLGRYLLYKSYWVLAGLLLFVVTALFWVRGLPHSYKERLSIAKSRFTKPVAITTVVLFAAFISLGYSIFKETNIDNVRYSSKEVEKLQVEWEKTYKKFENYAQPRIVAVKNDVQIFPKKRNFEASGEYVLVNKTNETIDSIFLSHNAYPSTFEFDRANSLVKEDTIYDFDIYELKKPMVPGDTMKLHFKIKNEPNTLISNNSPVVFNGTFMNNMELFPSLGYSTGRELTDDKTRKKYDLPPNKLRPQPSDSTALGNTYISKDSDWIDFETTVSTSEDQIAIAPGYLQKEWVEDGRRYFHYKMDSKILNFYAYNSAEYEVKRDKWNDVDLEIYYHKGHEYNLERMMRGMKASLEYNTENFSPYQHRQLRIVEFPSGGFAQSFPNTIPFGGDTGFIADVDDSEEGGIDYTYAITVHEVAHQWWAHQVIGADVLGATMLSESLSEYVSLKVLEKELGKPQMRKFLKKSLDDYLTQRTFESKRENALMYNDGQGYIRYQKGSLVFYAMSDYIGEKTLNNALKTYVEKVKFQEPPYTSSIDMVDHIRAVTPDSLQYVIKDMFETITLYDNRIVDVSSTEMDNGKYKVDIEFNVSKYRNDEKGKRYFSEEGRDSITFLPEGKEKPLLSVKLEDYIDIGIFTEDDIDEKKKERILYLKKHKITQINNKISIIVDEKPTEVGVDPFNILIDTRSDDNRQKL; this is encoded by the coding sequence ATGTTTTCTACTATATTTTTACATGAAATAAAATATTGGGTCAAAAAACCAGCATTTTATGTCTATATGGCAATTTTCTTTGCTTTGTCTTTATTTCTATCTGCTACTACTGCAGGATTATTTGATAGCATTACAGCAACAACGGGATCTTCAAGAATTGTAAATTCTCCAAGTGGAGTAACAGGTCTCTTTAATGGGTTGTCTGTATTTATTTTCTTTTTGTTTCCTTCAATTATTGGTGTTTCGGTATATCGGGATTATAAAAGTGAAATGCACACTATTTTATATTCTTATCCATTTACAAAAGGAAGCTATCTATTTGCCAAGTTTTTTAGTTCTATCTTGATAGTGACCTGCATTGTTTTGGTCATAGCTATTGGGATGTTTATAGGTTTTAGGTTACCAGGAACAAACTCTGAATTGATTGTAGCTTTTGACCTTAAATCTTATTTTAATGCCTATTGGTTATTTATCTTACCTAATATTCTACTTTTTGGTGCTATTGTATTTGCAGTGGTCACCTTCACTAGAAATATTGCAGCAGGATTTATAACTGTGATCTTATTATTGTTCGTGCAAGGTGTGACAGATAGTCTATTATCTGATCCAGATAGTAGATATCTTGCAGGCTTGCTGGACCCATTTGGAGGAGCAGCTGCAAATTATTATACAAGATACTGGACAGTTTCAGAGCAAAATGAACTCCATATTCCCATAAAAGAATTGATACTTTACAACCGTTTATTGTGGTTGGGAGTGGCGAGTGTTGTGTTTGGTTTGGTATATTATTTCTTTCAGTTTAGTCAAAATGCTATTAGTTTTTCTTTATTCCGAAGAGAAAAAGGAGAACGTTCTACAAAGCGCAATTTTGGTGGGATTACACGAATTAATCTTCCGAAGGTAAACTTTGATTATTCTTTTCTTCAGAATTTAAAAACCACATGGAAACTCTCTAACATCGATTTTAAATATATAGCGAAAAGCTGGCCTTTTATCTGTATTGTTCTAGTAGGTTTAATTATTGTTTTAATTGCACTCGCCGATGTTGGAAACCCTTATGCAACTTCAACGTATCCAAAAACTTGGCGAATGCTTAGAGGAGGAGGCGCTTTTGTGATTTCTATAAACATTTGTACGTTCTTGTATGCGGGAATGTTGGTTAATAGAAGTAAAACAAGTAGAATTAATGGATTGATTGATGTAACTCCTGTTCCAAACTGGACGTTGTTTCTTTCTAAATTTGTCGCCATCATAAAAATGCAGGTTTTATTACTTGCAGTAATCATGGTTGCGGGAATCCTCTTTCAAATTTACAGTGGTTATTATGATTTTGAGATTGGATTATACATCAAGGAATTGTTTGGTCTCAAATTGATTAATTATGTGATCTGGGCATTCTTAGCTCTGGCGATTCAAACATTAATTAGAAATCCTTATTTGGGACTATTCGTTTTAATTGTAATTTCAATTGGGATTCCGTTATTGTCTTTGGCAGGTGTTGAGCAATCCATTTTTAAATATAACGAAGGTCCGGGTTTTAGATATAATGATATGAACGGATACGGTGATTCATTAGGTCGTTACTTATTGTACAAGAGCTACTGGGTTTTAGCAGGATTGCTATTGTTTGTAGTAACTGCTTTGTTTTGGGTTCGTGGATTGCCACACTCTTATAAAGAACGTTTGTCTATTGCTAAATCTAGATTTACAAAACCTGTCGCTATTACAACAGTAGTGTTGTTTGCTGCATTTATTTCTTTGGGGTATAGTATTTTTAAAGAAACCAATATTGATAATGTGCGCTATTCTTCAAAAGAAGTTGAAAAACTTCAGGTAGAGTGGGAGAAGACCTATAAAAAGTTTGAGAATTATGCTCAGCCAAGAATCGTTGCGGTAAAAAATGATGTTCAAATTTTTCCGAAGAAAAGAAATTTTGAAGCTTCTGGAGAGTATGTTTTGGTTAATAAAACCAATGAAACGATTGATAGCATCTTTTTAAGCCATAATGCTTACCCAAGTACATTTGAATTTGATCGCGCCAATTCGCTCGTAAAAGAAGATACCATTTATGATTTTGATATTTATGAGTTAAAAAAACCGATGGTTCCCGGTGATACGATGAAACTTCATTTTAAAATTAAAAATGAGCCTAATACATTGATTAGTAATAATTCTCCAGTTGTCTTTAATGGTACATTTATGAATAATATGGAATTATTCCCAAGTTTGGGATATTCTACTGGTCGAGAACTTACGGATGATAAAACCCGTAAAAAATATGATTTGCCACCAAATAAATTGAGACCGCAACCAAGTGATTCTACAGCTTTAGGGAATACCTATATATCTAAAGATAGTGATTGGATTGATTTTGAAACTACGGTAAGCACGAGTGAAGATCAAATTGCCATTGCTCCTGGATATTTACAAAAAGAATGGGTAGAGGATGGTCGAAGGTATTTCCATTATAAAATGGATAGCAAAATCTTAAATTTTTACGCATATAATTCCGCAGAGTACGAAGTGAAACGCGATAAGTGGAATGATGTCGATCTTGAGATTTACTATCACAAAGGACATGAATACAACTTAGAACGTATGATGCGAGGTATGAAAGCTTCTTTGGAATATAATACCGAGAATTTTAGTCCGTATCAACACAGGCAATTGCGTATTGTAGAATTCCCGAGTGGTGGGTTTGCGCAGTCCTTTCCAAACACAATCCCATTTGGGGGAGATACAGGTTTTATCGCAGATGTTGACGATAGTGAAGAAGGCGGTATTGATTACACTTATGCCATAACAGTTCACGAAGTTGCACACCAATGGTGGGCACATCAAGTCATTGGAGCAGACGTTTTGGGAGCGACGATGTTATCTGAAAGTTTATCAGAATACGTGTCCTTAAAAGTGCTTGAAAAAGAACTTGGAAAACCTCAAATGCGTAAATTCTTAAAGAAATCCTTGGACGATTATTTAACACAAAGAACATTTGAGAGTAAGCGCGAAAACGCATTAATGTACAATGACGGTCAAGGGTATATTAGATATCAAAAAGGATCTCTGGTGTTCTATGCCATGAGCGATTATATAGGAGAAAAAACCTTAAATAATGCGCTCAAAACCTATGTGGAGAAAGTGAAATTTCAAGAGCCGCCATATACGTCCTCAATTGATATGGTAGATCATATTAGGGCAGTCACGCCAGATAGTTTACAGTATGTCATCAAGGATATGTTTGAAACCATCACACTTTACGATAATAGAATTGTTGATGTATCTTCTACGGAAATGGATAATGGCAAGTACAAAGTAGACATAGAATTTAACGTTAGTAAATACAGAAACGACGAAAAAGGAAAACGGTATTTTTCTGAAGAAGGTCGCGATTCCATCACCTTTTTACCCGAAGGAAAAGAGAAGCCATTACTCTCTGTAAAACTTGAAGATTATATAGATATTGGGATTTTTACTGAAGATGATATCGACGAAAAAAAGAAAGAACGCATCTTATATTTAAAGAAACATAAAATCACACAAATCAATAATAAGATTTCAATAATTGTTGATGAGAAACCAACCGAAGTTGGAGTAGATCCTTTTAATATTTTGATAGATACTCGAAGTGATGATAATAGGCAGAAGCTTTGA
- a CDS encoding NUDIX hydrolase, with translation MITELSRSAGGFYNMEEYIDIVDKDGNPTGTSVPKSEIHSKGHLHNTAHVWFFTSEGNILLQQRAASKAIRPLLWDVSVAGHIDAGETPEQAAVREAKEEIGVGITEDELIKIGVFECFQSYPNGMIDNEFHHTFIVETTLKISHFIPQKEEVEDLKFVSMLEFHDILDQIGENNHLIPSNKSYYEQIIEAILDEIT, from the coding sequence TTGATCACTGAGCTTAGTCGAAGTGCAGGAGGCTTTTATAATATGGAAGAATATATTGACATCGTAGACAAAGATGGAAATCCAACTGGAACATCTGTCCCTAAGTCTGAAATTCACAGTAAAGGTCATTTACACAATACCGCACACGTTTGGTTTTTTACTTCGGAAGGAAATATTCTGCTCCAACAGCGCGCAGCTTCAAAAGCTATTCGTCCGTTACTATGGGATGTTTCGGTAGCAGGACATATTGATGCGGGAGAAACTCCAGAGCAAGCTGCTGTTAGGGAAGCTAAGGAAGAAATAGGAGTTGGTATTACCGAAGATGAATTGATAAAGATCGGTGTTTTTGAATGTTTCCAATCCTATCCCAACGGAATGATCGATAATGAATTTCATCATACTTTTATAGTAGAAACTACTTTAAAAATATCTCATTTTATTCCACAGAAAGAAGAAGTCGAAGATTTGAAATTCGTTTCTATGTTAGAGTTTCATGATATTCTAGATCAAATTGGAGAGAATAATCACTTAATCCCATCTAATAAGTCATACTATGAACAAATTATTGAAGCTATTTTAGACGAGATTACCTAA
- a CDS encoding DUF4294 domain-containing protein, with protein sequence MNRLFYILLCFPLMLTAQIEPVVQDSTVVEYILVDGDSIPKTAIDLNEVLLLHKLKFASKEDRITYLILKRKTLKVYPYAKLAADRLTTLSERLEKLESKRAKKKYAKKIQKYIEDEFSAELKKLTRTEGQILVKLIHRQTGNTTFDLIKELRSGWRAFWFNTTASLFDISLKEEFNPMEVKEDFLIEDILERAFQNRQLERQKPAIDFDFYDLTDKWLNNKATAENKN encoded by the coding sequence ATGAATCGACTGTTTTACATTTTACTCTGTTTTCCACTGATGCTCACAGCACAAATAGAACCTGTGGTGCAGGACTCTACCGTTGTAGAATATATTCTGGTAGATGGCGATTCCATTCCAAAAACAGCCATAGATCTCAATGAAGTTTTACTCTTGCACAAACTCAAATTCGCAAGTAAAGAAGATCGTATCACCTACTTGATTTTAAAACGAAAAACACTTAAGGTCTACCCATACGCTAAATTGGCTGCAGATCGTTTGACTACTTTGTCTGAGCGTTTAGAAAAGCTAGAGAGTAAACGTGCAAAGAAAAAATACGCCAAAAAAATACAGAAATATATTGAAGATGAGTTTTCTGCGGAATTAAAGAAACTCACCAGAACCGAAGGACAGATTCTTGTAAAGTTGATCCATCGCCAAACCGGAAACACAACCTTTGATCTCATCAAAGAGTTACGAAGCGGTTGGCGAGCATTTTGGTTCAATACCACTGCTAGCCTATTTGATATTTCGTTGAAAGAAGAATTCAATCCAATGGAAGTGAAAGAGGATTTTTTGATCGAGGATATTTTGGAAAGAGCATTTCAAAACAGGCAATTAGAACGTCAAAAGCCAGCAATTGATTTTGATTTTTATGACCTAACCGATAAATGGCTTAACAATAAAGCTACTGCAGAAAACAAAAATTAA
- the trhA gene encoding PAQR family membrane homeostasis protein TrhA, translated as MRIQTPFEERLNAWSHGIGAALGILGLILLVFTLKSQTPYALFSVIVYGLSIIILFLASTFYHAVKGEKRKHYFRIVDHISIYLLIAGTYTPVLLITLPDSLGWTLFWVVWGIAAFGVVLKLFFTGRFETFSTLLYLVMGWLIVFDFSTLAERMPSNGLFLLFAGGAFYTIGILFYAIDKIPYNHVIWHIFVLGGAICHFFMVYGYVI; from the coding sequence ATGCGTATCCAAACTCCTTTTGAAGAACGGTTAAACGCATGGAGTCACGGTATAGGAGCTGCACTAGGCATTTTGGGATTAATACTATTGGTCTTTACCTTAAAATCTCAAACGCCATATGCACTTTTTAGTGTGATCGTTTATGGCTTGTCAATCATTATTTTGTTTCTCGCCTCAACATTTTACCATGCGGTTAAAGGAGAAAAGCGTAAACACTATTTTAGAATTGTAGATCATATTAGCATCTATTTACTAATTGCAGGAACTTACACACCCGTTTTGTTAATTACCTTACCAGATAGTCTCGGTTGGACGCTCTTTTGGGTTGTTTGGGGAATTGCTGCTTTTGGCGTGGTTTTGAAATTATTTTTTACAGGACGTTTTGAGACGTTTTCGACGTTGTTGTATTTGGTAATGGGTTGGCTCATCGTTTTTGATTTTTCTACTTTAGCTGAGCGTATGCCATCCAACGGACTTTTTTTGTTATTCGCAGGAGGTGCTTTTTACACAATAGGCATTCTCTTTTATGCCATTGATAAAATTCCATACAATCATGTGATTTGGCACATATTTGTCTTGGGTGGTGCGATTTGTCACTTTTTTATGGTGTACGGTTATGTGATCTAA
- a CDS encoding acetyl-CoA carboxylase biotin carboxyl carrier protein subunit has translation MSKSYKINVNESFDFDISDTEISKLNAITTSKNSYHVLHENTSYKAEIVSSELNKKTYQVKVNNNVYNVHINNELDLLIKDMGFEIGSSKLVDEIKAPMPGLILEINIKIGQEIKENDTLLILEAMKMENVLTSPRDGVIKSISVEKGDAVDKNQLLIEFE, from the coding sequence ATGAGTAAATCGTACAAAATAAATGTCAATGAATCATTTGATTTTGACATTTCAGATACTGAAATTTCCAAACTCAATGCTATTACAACTTCAAAAAATTCATATCATGTTTTACATGAAAACACGTCATACAAAGCTGAAATAGTTTCTTCAGAATTAAACAAAAAAACATATCAAGTAAAAGTTAACAATAACGTTTATAACGTACATATTAATAATGAATTAGACTTATTGATTAAAGATATGGGCTTTGAGATTGGTAGCTCTAAATTAGTTGATGAGATCAAAGCGCCAATGCCAGGACTTATACTTGAGATTAATATAAAAATAGGCCAAGAAATCAAAGAAAACGACACACTTTTAATTTTGGAAGCCATGAAAATGGAAAACGTTTTGACCTCGCCTAGAGATGGTGTTATTAAATCCATTTCAGTAGAAAAAGGGGATGCTGTAGACAAAAATCAATTGTTAATAGAGTTTGAATAA
- the accC gene encoding acetyl-CoA carboxylase biotin carboxylase subunit gives MKKILVANRGEIALRVMKTAKKMGIKTVAVYSTIDRQSPHVKFADEAVLIGEAPSNKSYLLGNKIIEVAKSLNVDAIHPGYGFLSENADFAEACEQNNIIFIGPKSHAIRIMGSKLAAKDAVKSYNIPMVPGTDEAITDIADAKKIAANIGFPILIKASAGGGGKGMRIVEKESEFESQMDRAISEAVNAFGDGSVFIEKYVASPRHIEIQVMADTHGNYIHLFERECSIQRRHQKVVEEAPSSVLTPELRSKMGEAAVNVAKACDYVGAGTVEFLLDEHHNFYFLEMNTRLQVEHPVSEIITNTDLVELQIKVANGEKLPMQQKDLKITGHALELRVYAEDPLNDFLPSVGTLETYKLPEGKGIRVDNGFEEGMEIPIYYDPMISKLITYGNTRDEAISLMKQAISDYDIKGIETTLPFGTFVCEHDAFRSGNFDTHFVKKYFSAEKMKLQHEKEAKIAALIALKHFNDEEKQLRVPN, from the coding sequence ATCAAAAAAATACTAGTAGCAAATCGAGGAGAAATCGCTTTACGTGTCATGAAGACCGCAAAGAAAATGGGCATTAAAACCGTTGCAGTTTACTCCACAATAGATAGACAATCGCCTCACGTAAAATTTGCAGATGAAGCAGTTTTAATTGGAGAAGCCCCTTCAAATAAATCCTATTTATTAGGAAATAAAATTATTGAAGTTGCTAAAAGTTTAAATGTAGATGCCATTCATCCTGGTTATGGTTTTTTAAGTGAAAACGCAGACTTTGCAGAAGCTTGTGAACAAAACAATATCATTTTTATTGGGCCTAAATCTCATGCCATTCGCATTATGGGAAGCAAACTTGCTGCAAAGGATGCGGTAAAAAGCTATAACATCCCAATGGTTCCAGGAACAGATGAAGCCATTACAGATATCGCCGACGCTAAAAAAATTGCAGCAAATATCGGTTTTCCTATTCTTATTAAAGCCTCTGCAGGAGGTGGAGGAAAAGGCATGCGTATCGTTGAAAAAGAATCTGAATTCGAATCTCAAATGGATCGAGCGATAAGTGAGGCTGTAAATGCCTTTGGCGATGGCTCTGTATTTATAGAAAAATATGTCGCTTCGCCACGTCATATTGAAATTCAGGTTATGGCAGATACTCATGGTAATTACATTCATTTATTCGAGCGAGAATGCAGCATTCAGCGTCGTCATCAAAAAGTAGTTGAAGAAGCACCATCTAGTGTTTTAACGCCAGAATTGCGATCTAAAATGGGTGAAGCTGCTGTAAATGTCGCAAAAGCTTGTGATTATGTTGGTGCAGGTACTGTAGAATTTTTACTGGACGAGCATCACAATTTCTATTTTCTGGAAATGAATACACGGTTACAGGTAGAACATCCTGTTAGTGAAATTATCACAAATACAGATCTCGTAGAATTGCAGATCAAAGTGGCCAATGGTGAGAAACTCCCAATGCAACAAAAGGATTTAAAGATTACCGGTCATGCTCTAGAACTACGCGTTTACGCAGAAGATCCTCTAAATGATTTCTTACCAAGTGTAGGTACTTTAGAAACTTACAAACTTCCTGAAGGAAAAGGGATTAGAGTAGACAACGGGTTTGAGGAAGGTATGGAGATACCCATTTATTACGATCCAATGATTTCAAAATTGATTACCTACGGAAATACGCGTGACGAGGCCATTTCGTTAATGAAACAAGCCATTAGCGATTATGACATTAAAGGCATTGAGACGACGTTACCTTTCGGGACTTTTGTATGTGAGCACGACGCTTTCCGAAGTGGGAACTTTGACACCCATTTTGTGAAAAAGTATTTTTCCGCAGAAAAAATGAAATTGCAACACGAAAAAGAAGCTAAGATTGCTGCTCTAATTGCACTTAAACATTTTAATGACGAGGAGAAACAGTTGCGAGTTCCTAATTAA
- a CDS encoding M42 family metallopeptidase encodes MAKKSILNKKSLDFLEKYLNNAAPTGYEWDGQNVWMDYLKPYVDEFITDTYGTAVGVINPKAKYKVVIEGHADEISWYVNYISDNGLIYVIRNGGSDHQIAPSKIVNIHTKNGIVKGVFGWPAIHTRNKSKEEAPKPDNIFIDCGCATKEEVEKLGVHVGCVITYPDTFHILNEDKFVCRALDNRMGGFMIAEVARLLKENKKKLPFGLYVTNSVQEEIGLRGAQMITDRIKPNVAIVTDVTHDTTTPMIEKKKQGHLEIGKGPVVAYAPAVQQKLRDLIIDTAEAKKIPFQRSALSRATGTDTDAFAYSNGGVASALISLPLRYMHTTVEMVHRDDVENVIKMIYETLLKIKDGETFSYFE; translated from the coding sequence ATGGCTAAAAAAAGTATCCTTAATAAAAAATCACTCGATTTTCTAGAAAAATACCTCAATAATGCTGCTCCAACGGGTTATGAATGGGACGGACAAAACGTATGGATGGACTATCTTAAACCTTACGTTGATGAGTTTATAACCGATACCTACGGAACTGCTGTTGGCGTGATTAACCCAAAAGCAAAGTATAAAGTTGTGATTGAGGGACATGCAGATGAGATTTCCTGGTATGTAAATTATATTTCGGACAACGGATTGATTTATGTGATTAGAAATGGCGGAAGCGATCACCAAATCGCACCTAGTAAAATTGTAAATATCCACACAAAAAACGGGATTGTAAAAGGTGTTTTTGGCTGGCCAGCAATTCACACAAGAAATAAATCTAAAGAAGAAGCACCAAAACCAGATAACATATTTATTGACTGTGGTTGTGCAACCAAAGAAGAAGTTGAAAAACTTGGCGTACACGTTGGTTGCGTGATTACGTATCCAGACACCTTTCATATCTTAAATGAAGACAAATTCGTGTGTCGCGCTTTAGACAATAGAATGGGCGGTTTTATGATTGCTGAAGTGGCTCGTTTACTTAAGGAAAATAAGAAAAAATTACCTTTTGGACTATACGTTACCAATTCTGTACAAGAAGAAATTGGTCTTCGTGGAGCACAAATGATTACCGATCGTATCAAACCAAATGTGGCGATAGTTACAGATGTGACGCACGACACCACAACACCAATGATCGAGAAGAAAAAACAAGGTCATTTAGAAATTGGCAAAGGTCCTGTGGTAGCTTATGCTCCTGCTGTACAGCAAAAATTACGTGACTTGATTATAGATACCGCAGAGGCTAAGAAGATACCTTTTCAACGTTCTGCACTATCTAGAGCAACAGGGACAGATACCGATGCTTTTGCATATAGCAATGGTGGAGTTGCATCTGCATTAATTTCATTACCATTACGTTACATGCATACCACAGTTGAAATGGTACATCGCGATGATGTTGAAAATGTGATTAAAATGATTTACGAGACCTTGCTCAAAATTAAGGATGGCGAAACATTTTCCTATTTTGAATAG